From a single Gemmatimonadota bacterium genomic region:
- a CDS encoding class A beta-lactamase-related serine hydrolase — MRRHTLVLAPALLSLALASTASAQYIIGARDDQAARVDSVFRAFDRTDSPGCALGVYQDGAIRYARGYGLASLEYSVPLSPRTVLDVGSISKQFTAMAMLILEKDGKLSLDDPIRKLYPEMPAYADRITWRRALSQTSGLRDLWSMWGQTGRTFAGDTVDALNVIFHSAEPNYEPGERYLYTNTGWILAAQAVYRLTGKTLAQFAEERIFTPLGMRDTRFLVDRAAIIPNLAESYSFREKSYRVQRNPYDGAIMGAGGIHTTVEDFGRWLNNYDAATVGGRDVVTTMTTATKLNDGSPATSAPGLAYAVGLTVGTARGLRVVSHGGSWGGFRGHFLRFPDQHFAVATFCNLTTSGPDSLAQKVAAIYLSDRMQPDTVGAWAEALAGAPRVGVPPAELRRLAGVWRNVERGEVRRTRMTGDTLVSVGQTPTPYVPLGGDRFRTEGGTEVRFEGEGPTPTRMVVRNAGGPVTFARADTVALDSLKLAEYAGDYRSDEVEVTHTWKVEKGKLAAYAGYRRLGVLEPSYQDGFTQGGSVIDVVRDRKGRITGFLVESGRVRHLRFTRVR; from the coding sequence ATGCGCCGCCACACCCTGGTTCTTGCCCCGGCTCTCCTCTCGCTCGCCCTGGCAAGCACCGCCTCGGCCCAGTACATCATCGGTGCCCGCGACGACCAGGCGGCCCGGGTCGACAGCGTCTTCCGGGCCTTTGACCGGACCGACTCGCCCGGCTGCGCCCTCGGCGTCTATCAGGACGGGGCGATCCGCTACGCCCGGGGCTACGGCCTCGCCAGCCTCGAGTACAGCGTACCGCTCTCGCCTCGCACGGTCCTCGACGTCGGCTCGATCTCGAAACAGTTCACCGCGATGGCGATGCTGATCCTCGAGAAAGACGGCAAGCTCTCGCTCGACGATCCGATCCGAAAACTCTACCCCGAGATGCCTGCCTACGCCGACCGGATTACCTGGCGGCGGGCGCTGAGCCAGACCAGCGGGCTTCGCGATCTCTGGAGCATGTGGGGACAGACCGGCCGGACCTTTGCGGGGGACACCGTCGACGCACTCAACGTGATTTTCCACTCGGCCGAGCCCAACTACGAGCCGGGCGAGCGCTACCTCTACACCAACACCGGATGGATCCTGGCCGCGCAGGCGGTTTACCGCCTCACGGGCAAGACCCTGGCCCAGTTCGCCGAGGAGCGGATCTTCACCCCACTGGGCATGCGGGACACCCGCTTCCTGGTGGACCGCGCCGCCATCATCCCGAACCTGGCCGAGAGCTATTCCTTCCGCGAGAAGAGCTACCGGGTCCAGCGTAATCCCTACGACGGCGCGATCATGGGAGCCGGCGGGATCCACACCACCGTCGAGGACTTCGGCCGCTGGCTCAACAACTACGACGCCGCCACCGTCGGCGGGCGGGACGTTGTCACCACCATGACGACCGCCACCAAGTTGAACGACGGCTCGCCGGCCACCTCGGCGCCGGGTCTGGCGTACGCGGTCGGCCTCACGGTCGGGACGGCGCGCGGCCTCCGCGTCGTATCCCACGGCGGCAGCTGGGGAGGGTTCCGGGGCCACTTCCTCCGCTTCCCCGACCAGCACTTTGCCGTCGCGACGTTCTGCAACCTGACGACGTCGGGTCCGGATTCCCTGGCGCAGAAGGTAGCGGCGATTTACCTGAGCGACCGGATGCAGCCGGACACGGTGGGGGCCTGGGCCGAGGCGCTGGCGGGGGCCCCGCGGGTCGGGGTGCCCCCGGCGGAGCTCCGCCGGCTCGCGGGTGTCTGGCGAAACGTCGAGCGCGGCGAGGTCCGGCGGACCCGGATGACCGGCGACACCCTCGTCTCGGTCGGCCAGACCCCCACTCCGTACGTTCCGTTAGGCGGCGACCGGTTCCGGACCGAGGGGGGGACAGAAGTCCGCTTCGAGGGTGAGGGGCCGACCCCCACCCGCATGGTGGTCCGCAATGCGGGGGGCCCGGTGACCTTTGCCCGGGCCGACACCGTCGCCCTCGACTCCCTCAAGCTCGCCGAGTACGCCGGCGACTATCGGAGCGACGAAGTGGAGGTGACCCACACCTGGAAGGTCGAGAAAGGGAAGTTGGCCGCCTACGCGGGTTACCGGCGGCTCGGGGTCTTGGAACCGAGCTACCAGGACGGTTTTACCCAGGGCGGGAGTGTGATCGACGTGGTGCGGGACCGGAAAGGGCGGATCACCGGGTTCCTGGTCGAGTCCGGGCGGGTGCGGCACCTGCGATTCACGCGGGTGCGGTAG
- a CDS encoding D-glutamate deacylase: MRPVFVALALAALPASTQAQPPRYDLVLTGGRVIDPASKLDAIRSIGITGRRIAAISAGPLAGRVTVDVKGLVIAPGFIDLHAHGQDPFSSRLQAQDGVTTALELEGGADDVAGWYREREGRAVINYGATMSHGGARGEVIRDTLPNGPGVVYRNARPDEIEQIVARVRAGVDQGALGIGYGIQYLPGTTRGEIVRMFRVAEERGVVNFVHDRFASVKEPGSSVEAVQELIAAAAVSGAPVHMVHVGSSGIGQVPEILAMIEGARKHGVDISTEVYPYTAASTDIRAAIFDPGWRERLGVDYRDIEWVATGERLDSASFYRRRAEGGPIIAHVIPETAVDFAVAHPLVAIASDGVTYVNGRAHPRGAGTYARVLGRYVREKKTLSLMEAIRKMTLLPAQRLEASVPQMRNKGRINVGADADLTIFDPARVIDRATFAEPAVASTGIVHVVVNGTFVVRDEALVAGAVPGLAVRRPIKP; encoded by the coding sequence ATGCGCCCTGTTTTCGTCGCCCTTGCTCTCGCGGCCCTGCCGGCCTCCACCCAGGCCCAGCCGCCGCGCTACGACCTCGTCCTCACCGGCGGCCGGGTCATCGACCCGGCGTCGAAGCTCGACGCCATCCGCTCGATCGGGATCACCGGACGCCGGATCGCCGCGATCTCGGCCGGCCCGCTGGCCGGCCGGGTGACGGTCGATGTCAAAGGACTCGTGATCGCCCCCGGCTTCATCGACCTCCACGCCCACGGGCAGGACCCGTTCAGCAGCCGGCTCCAAGCCCAAGACGGCGTCACCACGGCACTCGAACTCGAAGGCGGCGCGGACGACGTCGCTGGCTGGTACCGGGAACGGGAGGGCCGCGCGGTGATCAACTACGGCGCCACCATGTCGCACGGCGGCGCTCGCGGCGAGGTGATCCGGGACACGCTGCCGAACGGGCCCGGGGTGGTCTATCGGAACGCCCGGCCCGACGAGATCGAACAGATCGTCGCCCGGGTTCGAGCGGGAGTCGACCAGGGTGCGTTAGGTATCGGCTACGGGATTCAATACCTGCCGGGCACCACCCGCGGCGAGATCGTTCGAATGTTTCGGGTGGCGGAGGAGCGGGGCGTCGTCAACTTCGTCCACGACCGGTTTGCCTCGGTCAAGGAGCCGGGGAGCAGCGTCGAAGCGGTCCAAGAGCTGATCGCGGCCGCGGCGGTGTCGGGGGCTCCGGTCCACATGGTCCACGTCGGCAGCAGTGGGATCGGCCAGGTTCCCGAAATTCTCGCCATGATCGAGGGCGCCCGGAAGCACGGTGTCGACATCAGCACCGAGGTCTATCCCTATACCGCCGCCTCGACCGACATCCGTGCCGCGATCTTCGATCCGGGTTGGCGCGAGCGGCTCGGCGTGGATTATCGCGACATCGAGTGGGTCGCTACCGGCGAACGGCTCGACTCGGCGAGTTTCTATCGCCGCCGGGCCGAGGGCGGACCGATCATCGCCCACGTGATTCCCGAGACGGCGGTCGACTTCGCGGTGGCCCATCCGCTGGTCGCGATCGCGAGCGACGGGGTGACCTACGTGAACGGACGGGCTCACCCTCGTGGGGCGGGTACCTACGCCCGGGTGCTCGGCCGCTACGTCCGAGAGAAAAAGACCTTGAGCCTAATGGAGGCGATCCGGAAGATGACGCTGCTTCCGGCCCAGCGGCTCGAGGCCTCGGTGCCCCAGATGCGGAACAAGGGCCGGATCAACGTCGGCGCCGACGCCGACCTCACGATCTTCGATCCAGCCCGGGTGATCGACCGGGCCACCTTTGCCGAGCCCGCCGTGGCCTCGACGGGGATCGTCCATGTCGTGGTGAACGGGACGTTCGTGGTGCGGGACGAAGCGTTGGTGGCGGGTGCGGTACCAGGCCTGGCCGTTCGGCGCCCGATCAAGCCATAA
- a CDS encoding class A beta-lactamase-related serine hydrolase encodes MIAVLFAIATAQVAQPDSIGPRLQHFADSLVAARPKLPGLILYVKDGRSGRQWRIASGWSDTARRVRLDPGQPLRIASNTKTYVAAAVLRLVERGTLQLSDPLSRHLPADLNAMLVGDGYATDRMTIEQVLSHRSGLNEHPAVASYAAVALAAPKKRWTREEQVRWLVDSLQPVGEPGERYRYSDTGYILLGAILERYTGKNVGVAVRELVDFKKLGLVRTWFETLEPEPNGAGPRVHQYIGGFDSYELDPSFDLYGGGGIDAPLDEMGGFLEELLSGRVFARPATLETMLKARSPDRGGYGLGIFQVDTLGHHGYGHAGFWGTVGYYFPASRLTVAAAVTEQTEGRVAYAAVPAVLAILFPKAPRS; translated from the coding sequence ATGATCGCGGTCCTGTTCGCCATCGCCACCGCGCAGGTGGCCCAACCCGATTCGATCGGGCCTCGCCTCCAGCACTTCGCCGACAGCCTCGTCGCGGCCCGGCCCAAATTGCCCGGCCTCATCCTGTATGTGAAGGATGGCCGTTCCGGCCGCCAATGGCGGATTGCCTCGGGGTGGTCGGATACGGCCCGCCGGGTCCGGCTCGATCCGGGCCAGCCCCTCCGGATCGCCAGCAACACTAAGACCTACGTGGCGGCGGCGGTGCTCCGACTGGTAGAACGGGGAACGCTCCAGCTATCGGATCCGCTCTCCCGCCATTTGCCGGCCGATCTGAACGCCATGCTGGTTGGCGACGGGTATGCCACCGATCGGATGACGATCGAACAGGTGTTGAGTCACCGGTCCGGGTTGAACGAACACCCGGCCGTGGCGTCTTACGCGGCCGTTGCCCTGGCGGCACCGAAGAAGCGGTGGACGCGGGAGGAACAGGTCCGGTGGTTGGTGGACAGCCTCCAGCCGGTCGGCGAGCCCGGTGAACGGTATCGCTACTCCGATACCGGTTACATCCTGCTCGGCGCGATCCTCGAGCGATATACCGGGAAGAACGTCGGTGTGGCGGTGCGGGAGTTGGTGGATTTCAAGAAGCTCGGGCTGGTCAGAACCTGGTTCGAAACCCTCGAGCCCGAACCGAACGGCGCGGGCCCCCGAGTGCACCAGTACATCGGCGGGTTTGACTCCTACGAATTGGATCCGTCGTTCGACCTCTACGGGGGCGGCGGAATCGACGCGCCCCTCGACGAAATGGGCGGATTCCTCGAGGAGCTGTTGTCCGGCCGGGTGTTCGCGCGGCCGGCCACGCTCGAGACCATGCTCAAGGCGCGGAGTCCCGATCGCGGCGGCTACGGACTCGGGATCTTCCAGGTCGATACGCTGGGCCACCATGGCTACGGGCACGCGGGATTCTGGGGGACGGTCGGATACTACTTCCCGGCGAGCCGTCTGACGGTTGCGGCGGCGGTCACCGAACAAACCGAGGGCCGGGTTGCCTATGCCGCCGTTCCCGCCGTGCTGGCGATCCTCTTTCCGAAGGCACCCCGGAGCTGA
- a CDS encoding amine dehydrogenase, translated as MNPVPLLGSQSGIPMGTSPLPDIRRSAVAGLMAAAFASGPVAAQLKPEPLTTAALPAASPHWVWVNDIVFHHMADGKAFLIDGNAGKMLGMLSTGFGFTGLKLVPDGSVIVSPETYFSRGTRGTRTDVVTLYDAKTLNFQAEIGIPAKRAGQLPMTSTSGITDDGRFLLVYNFTPAQTVSVVDLKSRKFVGEVDIPGCAEVYPTGPRSFFSLCGDGTAFQVTLDETGKPAARSRSAKFFDALKDPVTEKGIRDGNTWLFATFAGDMVPVEATASGLKAQARWPLSTPAERQQNWKPGGMQHLAIHAKSRRLYSLMHQGGPDTHKDPGVEVWVHDLAAGGKKVQRIPLEKPLTSIAATSDAKPLLFGINIGIPELRVFDAMSGKLLRTVAEIGFTPSTLVTR; from the coding sequence ATGAACCCCGTCCCGCTCCTCGGCTCGCAGTCAGGTATCCCCATGGGAACGTCTCCGTTGCCAGACATCCGTCGATCGGCCGTTGCCGGACTCATGGCCGCCGCCTTCGCCTCCGGACCGGTCGCGGCGCAGCTCAAGCCCGAACCGCTGACCACCGCCGCCTTGCCGGCCGCGAGCCCGCACTGGGTCTGGGTCAACGACATCGTCTTCCACCACATGGCCGACGGTAAGGCCTTCCTGATCGACGGCAACGCCGGAAAAATGCTCGGCATGCTGAGTACCGGCTTCGGCTTCACCGGGCTTAAGCTCGTCCCGGACGGTTCGGTGATCGTCTCGCCGGAGACGTACTTCTCGCGCGGAACCCGGGGAACCCGAACCGACGTCGTGACCCTCTACGACGCCAAGACGCTCAACTTCCAGGCCGAGATCGGGATCCCGGCCAAGCGGGCCGGCCAGCTCCCGATGACCTCGACGAGCGGGATCACCGACGACGGCCGGTTTCTCCTGGTGTACAATTTTACGCCGGCTCAGACCGTCTCGGTCGTCGACCTCAAGTCCCGGAAGTTCGTGGGCGAGGTGGACATCCCGGGTTGCGCCGAGGTGTACCCAACGGGCCCGCGAAGCTTTTTCTCGTTGTGCGGCGACGGCACCGCGTTCCAGGTCACGCTCGACGAGACCGGCAAGCCCGCGGCGCGGAGCCGCTCGGCCAAGTTCTTCGACGCGCTCAAGGACCCGGTCACCGAGAAGGGGATCCGGGACGGGAACACTTGGCTCTTCGCCACCTTCGCCGGTGACATGGTGCCGGTCGAGGCCACGGCGTCGGGCCTCAAGGCCCAGGCCCGCTGGCCCTTGAGCACCCCGGCCGAACGGCAGCAGAACTGGAAGCCCGGGGGCATGCAACACCTCGCGATCCATGCCAAGAGTCGCCGTCTCTACAGCTTGATGCACCAGGGCGGTCCCGACACCCATAAAGACCCGGGCGTCGAAGTCTGGGTTCACGATCTGGCGGCCGGCGGCAAGAAGGTCCAGCGGATCCCGCTCGAGAAGCCGCTCACCTCCATCGCGGCGACCAGTGATGCCAAGCCACTCCTCTTCGGGATCAACATCGGGATCCCGGAACTCCGGGTGTTCGACGCCATGAGCGGGAAGCTCCTCCGCACCGTGGCCGAGATCGGGTTTACACCGAGTACCTTGGTCACCCGCTGA
- a CDS encoding AbrB/MazE/SpoVT family DNA-binding domain-containing protein: MKPVELKVNRIGNSRGVRIPAATLARYRIDAAVVMEERSDGILLRPLHGGPAKLSWAETAQAMAAAGEDWEGWDAVAMDGLDTVPWDDPVARVAERPAAKGPRRRTR, translated from the coding sequence ATGAAACCGGTCGAGCTGAAGGTGAATCGGATCGGCAACTCCCGCGGGGTCCGGATCCCGGCCGCCACCCTGGCCCGGTATCGGATCGACGCGGCTGTCGTGATGGAGGAGCGAAGCGACGGCATCCTGCTTCGTCCGCTGCATGGCGGGCCGGCTAAACTATCTTGGGCCGAGACCGCGCAAGCCATGGCGGCGGCCGGGGAGGACTGGGAGGGCTGGGACGCCGTCGCGATGGACGGCCTCGATACGGTTCCGTGGGACGATCCGGTGGCCCGAGTCGCGGAACGCCCGGCGGCGAAAGGCCCGCGGCGGCGGACGCGGTGA
- a CDS encoding S9 family peptidase, with translation MTRILLAVGGLLLAARPALGQTDYRRAEQFLTWNALRHTYHDQVAPAWYPDSTRFWYRVNTRRGFAFVTVNPATGGKAVLFDNARLAAALSVAADTALDPRKLPFQSFAFDRDGRDERAIRVRIGKRGFRCELGGYRCAAADTLPNLTRYVRSPDDRWDAFVSGSNLWLRLVGGADSIKLTTDGAEGYGYGQGAPRAGQVRLKIPSRPEVVWSPDSKRLAVSRVDERKVGTVDLISMTSTRPVHYRFPYGLPGDSIVEMTEWYLADVGTKEVRRIDAPPQPLMSMYSFGGGKLQWSPSGDRVLFTHVNRGPKKVRLLAANPATGAVTELLADSSATYVIGSIDLFSFATNWKILKNGDLLWLAERDGFAHLYRHGADGAFKNQVTVGPWIVASLLGIDETLGRVYFTAKGREADRHPDYLALYSVNLDGTGLTLLSPEKANHQVAAVPSGKFFLDTYSTISEAPVSVIRGADGRVLSEVERADITDLLATGWRPGQVFTAKARDGITDIWGVIWKPSRFDSTQKYPVLDHIYPGPLISPAVKSFYPSRDPFTYPLSGQVQAVAELGFVVVSIDALGNTGRAKALYTAGWGNMGDNGIPDHLAAIKQLAVRMPQLDLDRVGIYGHSGGGFASTDALLRYPDFYKVAVSTAGNHDNRTYYSGWGERFQGLLVRDTIRKTDNFEAAANKTHAAALKGKLFLMHGDLDDNVHPAHTIALVDALIKANKSFDLLIVPDADHNMTQHPYVIRRTWDYFVRHLLGQEPPADYLIAPPAP, from the coding sequence GTGACTCGAATCCTGTTGGCCGTGGGCGGGTTGCTGCTCGCCGCCCGCCCCGCGCTCGGCCAGACCGACTACCGTCGCGCCGAGCAGTTTCTGACCTGGAATGCGCTCCGCCACACCTATCACGATCAGGTCGCCCCGGCTTGGTACCCGGACAGCACTCGGTTCTGGTATCGGGTCAATACTCGGCGCGGCTTCGCGTTCGTCACCGTCAACCCCGCGACCGGGGGAAAGGCCGTGCTCTTCGACAACGCCCGGCTGGCGGCCGCTCTGTCGGTGGCCGCCGATACGGCCCTGGACCCGCGGAAGCTGCCGTTCCAAAGCTTTGCCTTTGACCGCGACGGCCGGGACGAGCGCGCCATCCGGGTCCGGATCGGGAAGCGGGGTTTCCGCTGCGAGCTGGGTGGCTATCGCTGCGCCGCCGCGGACACCCTCCCGAACCTCACCCGCTATGTCCGCTCGCCCGACGACCGGTGGGACGCCTTCGTCTCCGGCTCCAACCTCTGGCTCCGGCTGGTGGGTGGCGCCGATTCCATCAAGCTCACCACTGATGGCGCCGAGGGGTACGGCTACGGGCAGGGAGCGCCGCGGGCCGGACAGGTTCGGCTCAAGATTCCGTCGAGGCCCGAGGTGGTCTGGTCGCCCGACTCGAAGCGATTGGCGGTGTCCCGGGTCGATGAGCGGAAGGTCGGCACCGTCGACTTGATCAGCATGACCTCGACTCGGCCCGTCCACTACCGGTTTCCCTACGGACTCCCCGGCGATTCGATCGTCGAGATGACCGAGTGGTACCTGGCCGACGTCGGGACGAAAGAGGTCCGCCGGATCGACGCGCCCCCGCAGCCCCTGATGTCGATGTACAGTTTCGGCGGCGGAAAGCTCCAGTGGTCCCCGTCGGGCGATCGGGTGCTCTTCACCCACGTCAACCGAGGGCCGAAGAAGGTCCGGCTGCTCGCCGCCAATCCGGCCACCGGTGCGGTGACCGAACTCCTGGCCGACAGCAGCGCCACCTACGTGATCGGCTCGATCGACCTCTTCTCCTTCGCCACCAATTGGAAGATCCTGAAGAACGGCGATCTGCTCTGGCTGGCGGAGCGGGACGGATTCGCCCATCTCTACCGGCACGGAGCCGACGGGGCGTTCAAGAACCAGGTCACCGTCGGACCCTGGATCGTTGCCTCGCTCCTTGGCATTGATGAAACCCTGGGCCGGGTCTACTTCACGGCCAAGGGCCGGGAAGCCGACCGGCACCCCGACTACCTGGCGCTGTACTCCGTCAATCTCGACGGGACCGGTCTGACGCTGTTGTCACCCGAGAAGGCCAATCATCAAGTCGCGGCGGTGCCGTCGGGCAAGTTCTTTCTCGACACCTACTCGACGATCAGTGAAGCGCCCGTTTCGGTGATTCGCGGCGCCGACGGCCGGGTGCTCTCCGAGGTCGAACGAGCCGACATCACGGATTTGCTGGCCACCGGCTGGCGGCCCGGCCAGGTCTTTACCGCCAAGGCCCGGGACGGCATCACCGATATCTGGGGCGTAATCTGGAAGCCGAGCCGGTTCGACTCGACCCAGAAGTACCCGGTGCTCGACCACATCTACCCGGGCCCGCTGATCAGCCCCGCGGTCAAGAGTTTCTACCCCAGTCGCGACCCCTTCACGTATCCGTTGAGTGGCCAAGTGCAGGCGGTGGCCGAGCTCGGCTTCGTCGTCGTGTCGATCGACGCGCTCGGCAACACCGGGCGGGCCAAGGCGCTGTATACGGCGGGGTGGGGCAACATGGGAGATAACGGCATTCCCGACCACCTCGCCGCCATCAAGCAGCTGGCCGTGCGGATGCCGCAGCTCGATCTCGACCGGGTCGGGATCTATGGGCATTCCGGCGGCGGGTTTGCCTCGACCGACGCGTTGCTCCGCTACCCCGATTTCTACAAGGTGGCGGTGTCGACGGCGGGCAACCACGACAACCGGACCTATTACTCAGGCTGGGGGGAACGGTTCCAGGGGCTCTTGGTACGTGATACGATCCGGAAGACCGACAACTTCGAAGCAGCGGCCAACAAGACCCACGCCGCCGCCCTCAAAGGCAAGCTGTTCCTGATGCACGGCGACTTGGACGACAACGTCCATCCGGCGCACACGATTGCTCTGGTCGATGCCTTGATCAAGGCCAACAAGAGCTTCGACCTGCTGATCGTGCCGGACGCCGATCACAACATGACCCAGCATCCCTATGTGATCCGGCGGACCTGGGACTACTTCGTCCGCCATCTACTGGGTCAAGAGCCGCCGGCGGACTACCTGATCGCGCCGCCCGCTCCGTAG
- a CDS encoding (Fe-S)-binding protein, which produces MALPRRSVGPTIDRWIERWEPPERPHQIVLYLGCNILRTPDLAADVVAVFEALGLDFVAVAGVQLCCGVTWDHHGDVAKGQGVSATTLERIGAFRPSLVVHWCPSCDVHFNDVVTGRDGQALPFETTSAAVFLAELADVDRIPWHHAVPNRAALHGHVGRSGHHHGQRRAREDTDHVGAILRSVPGVEYLGVVEAPPDLDYDCGPSITGIEPSRWTSIRAELWSALRATGADLVVTKSHACQREWCDLANDEVGVRCYISVVADALGCRGDYPSNMMRELKALGEPEGLVQLTKGNWTSHGLSEREARDLVARYNWSGRVPDLPPP; this is translated from the coding sequence GTGGCGTTGCCCCGGAGGAGCGTTGGACCTACGATTGACCGCTGGATCGAGCGGTGGGAGCCGCCCGAACGACCGCATCAGATCGTGCTCTATCTCGGCTGCAACATCCTCCGCACTCCCGATCTGGCCGCCGATGTCGTAGCGGTGTTCGAGGCGTTAGGTCTCGACTTCGTGGCGGTCGCCGGTGTGCAGCTCTGCTGCGGGGTGACCTGGGACCACCACGGCGACGTGGCCAAGGGACAAGGCGTGTCGGCGACGACCCTCGAGCGGATCGGGGCGTTCAGGCCGTCCCTGGTCGTTCACTGGTGCCCGTCGTGCGATGTCCACTTCAACGACGTCGTCACCGGTCGGGACGGCCAGGCCCTCCCGTTTGAAACCACCAGTGCCGCGGTGTTTCTGGCTGAGTTGGCTGATGTGGACCGGATCCCCTGGCACCACGCGGTTCCGAACCGGGCCGCGCTACACGGGCACGTCGGGCGGAGCGGTCACCACCATGGTCAGCGACGGGCCCGTGAAGACACCGATCACGTTGGCGCGATCCTCCGGTCGGTGCCGGGAGTCGAATACCTGGGCGTGGTCGAGGCCCCGCCGGACCTCGACTACGATTGCGGTCCGAGCATCACCGGAATCGAGCCGAGTCGCTGGACGTCGATTCGGGCCGAGCTCTGGTCGGCGCTCCGGGCAACCGGCGCCGATCTCGTGGTCACGAAGTCCCACGCGTGCCAGCGCGAGTGGTGCGACTTGGCCAATGACGAGGTTGGGGTTCGGTGCTACATCTCCGTTGTGGCCGATGCGCTGGGCTGCCGGGGGGACTACCCGAGCAACATGATGCGCGAACTCAAGGCGCTGGGCGAGCCCGAAGGATTGGTCCAATTGACCAAGGGGAACTGGACCAGTCATGGACTCTCAGAGCGGGAGGCCCGCGACCTGGTGGCGCGGTACAACTGGTCGGGGCGAGTCCCCGACTTGCCGCCGCCGTAA
- the mscL gene encoding large conductance mechanosensitive channel protein MscL has translation MSISSEFKEFALKGSVMDLAVGVIIGGAFGKIVGSLVRDIIMPLVGKIFGGLDFSNYFIALATPPADFQGPMTYDALSKAGVPLFAYGNFLTVAINFLILAFIIFMMVRQVNRMKRAEPPAAPAPPAPTPEDVLLLREIRDVLRK, from the coding sequence ATGAGTATCTCGTCGGAGTTCAAGGAGTTTGCGCTCAAGGGAAGCGTGATGGACCTCGCCGTCGGCGTGATCATCGGCGGGGCCTTCGGCAAGATCGTGGGTTCGCTGGTCAGGGACATCATCATGCCGCTGGTCGGCAAAATCTTTGGCGGCCTCGACTTCTCCAACTATTTCATTGCACTCGCCACCCCGCCGGCCGACTTCCAGGGGCCGATGACATATGACGCGTTGTCCAAGGCGGGAGTTCCGCTGTTCGCTTACGGGAATTTTCTGACGGTCGCCATCAACTTCCTCATCCTGGCCTTCATCATTTTCATGATGGTCCGGCAGGTCAATCGGATGAAGCGGGCCGAGCCACCGGCGGCGCCCGCTCCGCCGGCCCCGACGCCCGAGGACGTCCTGCTCCTCCGTGAAATTCGCGACGTGCTGAGGAAGTAA
- a CDS encoding type II toxin-antitoxin system PemK/MazF family toxin has translation MKRYDVRWANLDPVLGSEMSKTRLVVVVSLDDLNAVLKTVTICPLTTQLRPAWRTRLPCRVGGRKAEVAVDQIRTISKSRLGAKAGRLSPDEAQALRRLITEMYGE, from the coding sequence GTGAAGCGGTACGACGTCCGCTGGGCGAATCTCGATCCGGTGCTGGGTTCGGAAATGTCCAAGACTCGGCTAGTGGTCGTGGTGAGCCTCGACGACCTCAACGCCGTCCTCAAAACCGTCACGATCTGTCCCCTCACGACCCAGTTGCGCCCGGCCTGGCGGACTCGGTTGCCGTGCCGGGTCGGGGGACGAAAAGCGGAGGTGGCGGTCGATCAAATCAGGACGATTAGCAAGTCGCGGCTTGGCGCCAAGGCCGGGCGCCTGTCGCCGGATGAGGCCCAAGCACTCCGGCGGCTGATCACGGAAATGTACGGCGAGTAA